In Arthrobacter sp. SLBN-83, one DNA window encodes the following:
- a CDS encoding phosphatidylinositol-specific phospholipase C/glycerophosphodiester phosphodiesterase family protein, producing the protein MFVKSTLAAVAILASMAGAAAVPAQAQAEAPKPTPVVVGQPLAGTHAHNDYEHDRPLFDALEHGFTSVEADVWLVDGELRVAHDLADAKQGVTLESLYLDPLEDLVRSQPGHSVYPKWDGSLQLLIDIKSEGEATYAAIEQELADHRDIMSHYTNGNVRTGPVTAVISGNRPLTTMRAQTQRFSFYDGRATDLTSGLPAALMPLVSDNWTKIFTWQGIGPMPEAERTKLRVFVSMAHANGYRVRFWATPDQPGAARDAVWTELADAGVDHINTDDLAGLQQFLTAHGA; encoded by the coding sequence GTGTTCGTGAAAAGCACCCTCGCCGCCGTCGCCATCCTCGCCTCCATGGCGGGGGCGGCAGCAGTCCCGGCCCAAGCGCAGGCTGAAGCGCCCAAGCCGACGCCCGTCGTCGTCGGCCAGCCCCTTGCTGGCACCCACGCCCACAACGACTACGAGCATGACCGCCCCCTGTTCGACGCGCTGGAGCACGGTTTCACCAGTGTTGAAGCGGACGTCTGGCTGGTGGACGGCGAGCTGCGCGTGGCCCACGACCTCGCTGACGCCAAGCAGGGCGTCACGCTCGAAAGCCTCTACCTCGACCCGCTTGAGGACCTGGTCCGCAGCCAGCCCGGCCACAGCGTCTACCCCAAGTGGGACGGCAGCCTTCAGCTCCTGATCGACATCAAGAGCGAAGGCGAGGCCACCTACGCCGCCATCGAGCAGGAGCTGGCCGACCACCGGGACATCATGAGCCACTACACCAACGGCAACGTCAGGACCGGCCCGGTCACCGCGGTCATCAGTGGCAACCGCCCGCTGACCACGATGCGGGCGCAAACCCAGCGCTTCAGCTTCTACGACGGCCGCGCCACCGACCTTACGTCCGGCCTGCCCGCGGCCCTGATGCCGCTGGTCAGCGACAACTGGACCAAGATCTTCACCTGGCAGGGCATCGGACCGATGCCCGAGGCGGAGCGCACCAAACTGCGCGTCTTCGTGTCCATGGCCCACGCCAACGGCTACCGCGTTCGCTTCTGGGCCACCCCGGACCAGCCCGGCGCCGCCCGCGACGCCGTCTGGACCGAACTTGCCGACGCCGGCGTGGACCACATCAACACCGACGACCTCGCCGGCCTCCAGCAGTTCCTCACTGCGCACGGCGCCTAA
- a CDS encoding metallophosphoesterase produces the protein MPSKTAKFTTAALTLAFGLLASQPAFAESANTADSTNDGNQAFTFAAIGDIPYGAAEIAKFPSRIQDLNADKGLKFVAHVGDIKNGSSVCSDQYFSYIRAQFDTFTHPLVYTPGDNEWVDCHRTNNGAYNPLERLDKIREVFFNQPGKTLGATMPVKSQENLGLPEDVRFDKNRVAFSVLNVQGSNNSLLPWTGLGKTAPTPEQLAEVEHRTDAVIAQIHQTFADARRSNDRAVVLMQQADMFDPSLLADATTNPDTVSGFREIVQAIVEETNNFDEPVYLINGDSHVFAENQPLAAGSPWLDIYGSPAADNLQRITVDGANNAVDYVRFTVAGNSAKGTDVLSWEKVPFSQ, from the coding sequence ATGCCTTCAAAGACAGCAAAATTTACGACGGCGGCCCTCACCCTGGCGTTCGGCCTCCTGGCGTCCCAGCCAGCCTTCGCCGAATCAGCCAATACGGCGGACAGCACCAACGACGGCAACCAGGCCTTCACCTTCGCCGCCATCGGCGACATCCCCTACGGCGCCGCCGAGATTGCCAAGTTCCCCTCCCGCATCCAGGACCTTAATGCGGATAAGGGCCTGAAGTTTGTAGCACATGTGGGCGATATAAAAAACGGCTCGTCCGTCTGCTCGGACCAGTACTTTTCCTACATCCGCGCCCAGTTCGACACCTTCACCCATCCGCTGGTCTACACGCCCGGTGACAACGAGTGGGTGGACTGCCACCGCACCAACAACGGCGCCTACAATCCGCTGGAGCGCCTGGACAAGATCCGGGAGGTGTTCTTCAACCAGCCCGGCAAGACGCTCGGCGCCACCATGCCGGTGAAGTCGCAGGAGAACCTGGGCCTCCCCGAGGACGTCCGTTTCGACAAGAACCGGGTGGCCTTCTCCGTCCTGAACGTCCAGGGCAGCAACAACTCCCTCCTACCGTGGACCGGCCTGGGTAAGACCGCACCGACCCCGGAGCAACTCGCCGAGGTGGAGCACCGCACGGACGCCGTGATCGCCCAGATCCACCAGACGTTCGCCGACGCGAGGCGCAGCAACGACCGCGCCGTGGTGCTCATGCAGCAGGCCGACATGTTCGACCCGTCCCTCCTGGCAGACGCCACCACCAACCCGGACACCGTCTCCGGCTTCCGGGAAATCGTGCAGGCCATCGTTGAAGAGACCAACAACTTCGACGAGCCGGTGTACCTCATCAATGGCGACAGCCACGTCTTCGCTGAAAACCAGCCCCTCGCAGCCGGTTCACCGTGGCTGGACATCTACGGCTCACCGGCCGCCGACAACCTGCAGCGCATCACTGTGGACGGCGCCAACAACGCCGTGGACTACGTCCGCTTCACGGTTGCGGGCAACAGTGCCAAGGGAACAGACGTCCTGAGCTGGGAGAAAGTCCCCTTCAGCCAGTAG
- a CDS encoding SRPBCC family protein: protein MEHFQEVEETVDVAVPVRTAYNQWTQFESFPQFMSGVESVTQLTDRTNHWVTKVGGVQREFDTEIVDQEPDDHIAWRSTDGKSHAGIVRFTPLDAGHTKVKVHFEWAPETVTEKAGAALKIDEMQVKADMRKFKDFIESRGTETGGWRGDVKDSGPAGQL from the coding sequence ATGGAACACTTTCAAGAGGTTGAAGAGACCGTTGACGTCGCAGTTCCCGTGCGGACCGCGTACAACCAGTGGACCCAATTCGAATCCTTTCCACAGTTCATGTCCGGAGTGGAATCGGTGACCCAACTGACCGACAGAACCAACCACTGGGTCACCAAGGTGGGTGGCGTCCAGCGGGAGTTCGACACCGAGATCGTTGACCAGGAGCCCGACGACCACATCGCCTGGCGCAGCACCGACGGTAAGTCCCATGCGGGCATCGTCCGGTTTACGCCGCTGGATGCCGGCCATACCAAGGTCAAAGTGCACTTCGAGTGGGCGCCGGAAACCGTCACGGAAAAGGCAGGAGCGGCGCTTAAGATCGACGAGATGCAGGTCAAGGCCGACATGCGGAAGTTCAAGGACTTCATTGAATCGCGCGGCACGGAAACAGGCGGCTGGCGCGGTGACGTCAAGGACAGCGGCCCCGCCGGCCAACTATAG
- a CDS encoding GNAT family N-acetyltransferase yields MISIDRDSPSRDDVRLLLSEHLADMYATSPAESVHALDHSALTAPSITFWTAREDGSLLGCGALKLLASPTGPSMHGEIKSMRTTATARGRGVATLMLGHILEDARTRNLECVYVETGTEDYFAPARRLYARHGFTECPPFADYVLDPNSIFMELRLQRPTPGT; encoded by the coding sequence ATGATTTCGATTGACCGGGACAGCCCCTCGCGCGACGACGTCCGCCTGCTCCTGAGCGAACACCTGGCCGACATGTACGCCACCTCGCCGGCCGAAAGCGTCCACGCGCTGGACCATTCCGCGCTGACCGCCCCATCCATCACGTTCTGGACGGCCCGCGAGGACGGCAGCCTGCTGGGGTGCGGCGCCCTCAAACTCCTGGCCTCCCCCACTGGGCCGTCGATGCACGGCGAAATCAAGTCCATGCGCACCACGGCGACCGCGCGGGGCCGGGGCGTGGCCACGCTCATGCTCGGACACATCCTCGAGGACGCACGGACCCGGAACCTGGAGTGCGTCTACGTGGAAACCGGCACAGAGGATTACTTTGCTCCCGCCCGCCGCCTCTACGCCCGGCACGGCTTCACCGAGTGCCCACCCTTTGCGGACTACGTGCTCGACCCCAACAGCATCTTCATGGAGCTTCGCCTCCAGCGACCCACCCCCGGCACCTAG
- a CDS encoding patatin-like phospholipase family protein, producing MNTTPSSLPHANPAAPSGRALVLGGGGSTGNAWLIGVLAGLADAGLDVANADRVIGTSAGSTAAAQIAGATPVELYAAVLDAPLAQGPRPGTQAPSSPVPSHLERTGRIIAASTDAADMRRRMGAAALDLAADYDGSERWRATVAARLPRQEWPDHELLITAVDARTGEPAVFDCDSGVSLVDAVAASCSSASAYRIGDNTYIDGGYRRNENADVAAGYGRVLVLSPFGGRTRMPLEWGMQLAAQVEELRAGGSRVEVIGPDSDAEHMFGPNAMDLSLRPAAAQAGYNQGKALAGRLAEFWQ from the coding sequence ATGAACACAACACCTTCATCTCTCCCGCACGCCAATCCGGCTGCGCCCTCGGGCCGCGCACTGGTTCTCGGCGGCGGCGGATCCACCGGTAACGCCTGGCTGATTGGCGTCCTCGCCGGCCTGGCTGACGCCGGGCTGGACGTGGCCAATGCCGACAGGGTTATCGGAACATCGGCGGGATCCACGGCAGCTGCCCAAATCGCCGGCGCCACCCCCGTGGAACTTTATGCCGCCGTCCTTGATGCTCCCCTTGCGCAGGGCCCTCGTCCCGGAACCCAGGCTCCCAGCAGTCCGGTGCCGAGCCATCTGGAGCGGACCGGCAGGATCATCGCCGCCTCCACGGATGCCGCGGACATGCGGCGCAGGATGGGTGCGGCCGCACTCGACCTGGCGGCTGACTACGACGGCTCCGAGCGGTGGCGGGCTACCGTCGCCGCGCGGCTGCCCCGGCAGGAATGGCCAGACCACGAGCTGCTGATCACTGCGGTCGATGCCAGGACCGGGGAACCGGCCGTCTTCGACTGCGACAGCGGCGTCAGCCTGGTCGACGCCGTCGCGGCCAGTTGTTCCAGCGCCTCCGCGTACCGGATTGGGGACAACACCTACATCGACGGCGGCTACCGGCGCAACGAGAACGCCGACGTGGCCGCCGGGTACGGACGGGTCCTGGTGCTGTCACCCTTCGGCGGCAGGACGCGCATGCCACTTGAGTGGGGGATGCAGTTGGCAGCGCAGGTCGAGGAGTTGCGTGCGGGCGGCAGCAGAGTTGAAGTGATCGGTCCGGACAGCGACGCCGAGCACATGTTCGGCCCCAACGCCATGGACCTGTCCCTGCGGCCGGCCGCGGCCCAAGCCGGATACAACCAAGGCAAAGCCCTCGCCGGGAGGCTCGCGGAATTCTGGCAATGA
- a CDS encoding DUF427 domain-containing protein translates to MVRAIWNGKVIAESADTVVVEGNHYFPRDAVNPAYLRDSSKNTFCPWKGTASYHTLDVDGEVNEAAAWYYPEPKPRAKNIEDRIAFWRGVTIED, encoded by the coding sequence ATGGTCAGGGCTATCTGGAACGGAAAAGTCATCGCCGAATCCGCGGACACCGTAGTGGTGGAGGGGAACCATTATTTCCCGCGCGACGCCGTCAATCCCGCCTATCTGCGGGACAGCAGCAAGAACACGTTCTGCCCGTGGAAGGGCACGGCCAGCTACCACACGCTGGACGTGGACGGTGAGGTGAACGAGGCCGCGGCCTGGTACTACCCCGAGCCAAAGCCGCGCGCCAAGAACATTGAGGACCGGATCGCTTTCTGGCGCGGCGTTACCATCGAGGATTAG
- a CDS encoding VOC family protein, whose amino-acid sequence MLTIGTIVLGVNDVAAATKFWHDALGYIPREPGDETWVTLVPSSGPGAELSLMLSETPVQHHPRIHLDLYADDQSAEVERLVSLGAQRVDWDLYPDDPDFVVLEDPDGNRFCVIDKSPR is encoded by the coding sequence ATGTTGACCATCGGAACGATCGTCCTCGGCGTCAACGACGTCGCCGCCGCCACCAAGTTCTGGCATGACGCGCTGGGCTATATCCCCCGGGAACCCGGTGACGAAACGTGGGTAACCCTGGTGCCGTCGTCGGGCCCTGGCGCGGAACTGTCGCTCATGCTCAGCGAAACTCCCGTCCAGCATCACCCGCGGATCCACCTGGACCTGTATGCGGACGACCAGTCCGCAGAGGTGGAGCGGCTGGTATCGCTTGGCGCCCAGCGCGTGGATTGGGACTTGTACCCGGACGATCCCGACTTCGTGGTCCTGGAGGATCCGGACGGCAACCGGTTCTGCGTGATCGACAAGAGCCCGCGCTAG
- a CDS encoding pectate lyase family protein: MRNRHAHLPLSAALAVAGALMIPSQAGAAPNPAADPTAQTVRTPLERQILAPGDGWASEGAGTTGGSTASAAHVYDVHNKAEMLAAFAEAGTQPKIIRVHGTINANTAPDGALLTCQDYAQGTGYSLEQYLQDFDPATYGRSQEPAGPQEDARRLAAAKQAKTIRWDIPSNTTVVGATPDSSITGAAMRINGATNVIVRNLTLSDSADCFPAWDPTDGAEGNWNSEYDLLQVINKATHVWIDHSAFTDAPNLDSSQPLYFGRPYQVHDGAVDVTNGSDLVTMSYNRFSDHDKLLLIGSTDSATRGDPGKLRVTIHHNVFENVGQRAPRVRFGQVDVYNNHYKVAADSAIPYEYSLGAGFSSHLYAEANAFTLPDGITAADIIGRYKGTQITTIGNAVNGKITDIRAEYNAAAAPADQLAEDTSWTPAYRTQVHPAQAVPALLKDSTGPTFTAGGDS, translated from the coding sequence ATGCGAAATCGCCATGCCCACCTGCCTTTATCCGCAGCTCTGGCAGTAGCCGGCGCCCTCATGATTCCAAGCCAGGCCGGGGCAGCTCCAAACCCTGCCGCCGACCCCACTGCCCAGACCGTCCGGACACCGCTGGAACGCCAGATCCTCGCCCCGGGTGACGGCTGGGCCTCCGAAGGGGCAGGAACCACGGGCGGGTCAACAGCATCAGCTGCCCATGTCTACGACGTTCACAACAAGGCCGAAATGCTGGCGGCTTTCGCGGAAGCCGGCACACAGCCGAAGATCATCCGCGTCCATGGAACAATCAACGCGAACACGGCACCGGATGGTGCACTCCTGACCTGCCAGGACTACGCCCAGGGCACTGGGTACAGCCTGGAGCAGTACCTCCAGGACTTCGATCCCGCTACTTACGGCCGCAGCCAGGAGCCGGCCGGCCCGCAGGAGGATGCCCGCCGCCTGGCTGCAGCCAAGCAGGCAAAGACCATCCGCTGGGACATCCCCAGCAACACCACCGTCGTCGGAGCGACCCCGGACAGCAGCATCACGGGTGCGGCCATGCGCATCAACGGCGCTACCAACGTGATCGTCCGGAACCTCACCTTGAGCGATTCGGCCGACTGCTTCCCCGCTTGGGATCCGACTGACGGTGCCGAAGGCAACTGGAACAGCGAATACGACCTGCTGCAGGTCATCAACAAGGCAACCCACGTCTGGATCGACCACTCCGCTTTCACGGACGCCCCCAATCTGGACAGCTCGCAGCCGCTCTACTTCGGCCGGCCCTACCAGGTGCACGACGGGGCAGTGGATGTAACCAACGGCTCCGACCTGGTGACCATGTCCTACAACCGGTTCTCTGACCACGACAAACTGCTGCTGATCGGTTCCACCGACTCCGCCACCCGCGGCGACCCCGGCAAGCTCCGCGTCACCATCCACCACAATGTCTTCGAGAACGTGGGCCAGCGCGCCCCGCGGGTACGGTTCGGCCAAGTGGACGTGTACAACAACCACTACAAGGTGGCGGCGGACAGCGCCATCCCCTATGAGTACAGCCTGGGCGCCGGCTTCAGCTCCCACCTGTACGCGGAAGCCAACGCTTTCACGCTGCCGGACGGGATTACCGCCGCCGACATCATTGGCCGCTACAAGGGAACCCAGATCACCACCATCGGCAATGCCGTCAACGGCAAGATCACGGACATCCGCGCCGAGTACAACGCCGCTGCTGCCCCGGCCGACCAGTTGGCTGAGGACACCTCCTGGACGCCCGCTTACCGCACCCAGGTCCACCCGGCCCAGGCCGTACCGGCCCTGCTGAAGGACTCCACGGGCCCCACTTTCACTGCTGGAGGGGATTCCTAA